The Amylolactobacillus amylophilus DSM 20533 = JCM 1125 genome contains a region encoding:
- the ileS gene encoding isoleucine--tRNA ligase gives MKIKETLNLGKTEFPMRGNLPVREAEWEQSWDENHVYEERLKLNEGKPHFVLHDGPPFANGNIHMGHALNKISKDIIVRYKSMSGYYAPYVPGWDTHGLPIEQQLAKKGVKRKEISLAEYREMCRDFAMNEVEKQKKDFKRLGVSGDWEHPYITLQPEYEAEEIRVFGEMYQKGYIYKGKKPVYWSPSSESTLAEAEIEYKDVKSASIYVAFKVVDGKGLLDPADTYFVIWTTTPWTIPSNRGISVNPDFEYSVVQVEDRKYVIATERLHVVAETLGWEHYETVKRLKGTDLEYMTAKHPFYDRTSLVMNGYHVTLDDGTGLVHTSPGHGADDFIVGQKYDLPIDVEIDETGHFNEDAPGFTGLFYDDANKVVTKRLEEVGALLKLSFFTHSYPHDWRTKKPVIFRATTQWFASIDPFRQQILDQIDQVKFLPDWGKTRLYNMIRDRGDWVISRQRAWGVPLPIFYAEDGTPIITEETIAHVANIFEKEGSNAWVKHSAQELLPAGFTHPGSPNGEFTKEKDIMDVWFDSGSSHTSVLKQRGLSFPADVYLEGSDQYRGWFNSSIITSVAVNGVAPYKQLISQGFVLDDQGHKMSKSLGNIIAPNDVIKQMGAEIIRLWVASVDASSDVAVSMDILRQVSESYRKIRNTMRFMLANTTDFEPIKNKVSFENLRSVDKYAEVKLNQVVAAALKSYEEYNFNDVYKKITDFLTNDLSAFYLDFAKDVLYIEAKDSFERRAMQTVMYDILVKLTKLLTPILPHTTEEIWGFLKEPEKMVQLAEMPVAEHLQDTAPLMEKWATFMDFRDDVLKSLEVARNEKIIGKSFEAKLTVYPKPVVRDLLESLDANFQQILIVSQFEIASTEPAGGHEYANETILVEHAAGEVCQRCRMTTTDVGSNPQLPTLCARCARIVTENFPEEVEKGFEG, from the coding sequence ATGAAAATCAAAGAGACATTGAATTTGGGTAAAACTGAATTTCCCATGCGAGGTAATTTGCCCGTTAGAGAGGCTGAATGGGAGCAGTCTTGGGATGAGAATCATGTGTATGAGGAACGCTTGAAGTTAAATGAGGGCAAACCACATTTTGTACTGCATGATGGTCCTCCATTTGCTAATGGTAATATCCACATGGGTCATGCCTTAAACAAGATCAGTAAGGATATCATTGTGCGTTACAAGTCGATGTCTGGCTACTACGCACCATATGTCCCTGGTTGGGACACGCACGGACTACCAATCGAGCAACAACTCGCTAAAAAGGGTGTAAAGCGCAAGGAAATTTCATTGGCTGAATACCGTGAGATGTGCCGGGACTTCGCCATGAATGAAGTCGAGAAACAAAAAAAAGACTTCAAGCGTCTAGGCGTAAGTGGAGATTGGGAGCACCCGTATATCACGCTCCAACCCGAATATGAAGCAGAGGAAATTCGTGTTTTTGGTGAAATGTATCAGAAGGGTTATATCTATAAAGGTAAGAAGCCCGTTTATTGGTCACCATCATCAGAATCGACACTTGCCGAGGCTGAGATTGAATATAAGGATGTCAAATCTGCTTCAATCTACGTTGCATTCAAGGTCGTCGATGGCAAGGGACTGCTAGATCCTGCCGATACTTACTTCGTCATCTGGACGACTACTCCGTGGACAATTCCCTCAAACCGCGGAATTTCAGTTAATCCTGACTTCGAGTATTCGGTTGTGCAGGTGGAAGATAGAAAGTATGTTATCGCTACTGAAAGGCTTCACGTTGTGGCTGAGACACTTGGATGGGAGCACTACGAGACCGTCAAACGGTTAAAGGGAACGGACCTTGAATACATGACCGCAAAACACCCATTCTACGACAGAACCTCACTAGTAATGAACGGCTACCATGTTACTTTAGACGACGGTACTGGCTTAGTTCATACATCGCCTGGTCATGGTGCCGATGACTTTATCGTTGGTCAGAAGTATGATTTACCAATCGATGTGGAAATTGATGAAACTGGTCATTTCAACGAAGATGCACCCGGCTTTACCGGGCTCTTCTATGACGACGCGAACAAAGTTGTCACTAAACGACTTGAAGAGGTTGGCGCCTTACTTAAGCTCTCATTCTTCACGCACAGCTATCCACATGATTGGCGGACGAAAAAGCCCGTAATTTTCCGCGCAACAACCCAATGGTTTGCCTCAATCGACCCATTTAGGCAACAAATCCTTGATCAAATCGACCAAGTTAAGTTTCTGCCAGACTGGGGAAAGACCAGACTTTACAATATGATTCGCGACCGTGGTGACTGGGTAATCTCAAGACAACGTGCTTGGGGTGTGCCACTACCAATCTTTTACGCAGAGGATGGGACACCAATCATCACCGAGGAGACGATTGCACACGTAGCAAATATCTTTGAAAAAGAGGGCTCAAACGCCTGGGTCAAACATAGCGCTCAGGAATTATTACCGGCAGGATTCACGCACCCTGGTTCGCCAAATGGTGAATTCACAAAAGAAAAAGACATCATGGATGTCTGGTTCGATTCGGGTTCATCCCATACGTCTGTCCTCAAACAACGTGGTCTGAGCTTCCCGGCCGATGTCTATCTTGAAGGTTCCGACCAATATCGTGGCTGGTTCAACTCAAGTATTATCACGAGCGTGGCTGTTAACGGTGTTGCACCATACAAGCAGTTGATTTCACAAGGATTTGTGCTCGACGATCAGGGACACAAGATGAGTAAGTCACTTGGCAATATCATTGCACCAAATGACGTTATCAAACAAATGGGTGCCGAGATTATCCGGCTTTGGGTGGCCTCTGTTGATGCCAGTTCAGACGTTGCGGTTTCCATGGATATTCTCCGGCAAGTTTCCGAAAGTTATCGAAAAATCCGGAATACAATGCGCTTCATGTTGGCCAATACCACTGATTTTGAACCAATAAAAAACAAAGTTTCATTTGAGAACCTCCGTTCAGTTGATAAGTATGCAGAGGTGAAATTAAACCAGGTTGTAGCGGCAGCTCTAAAGTCCTACGAAGAGTATAATTTCAATGACGTCTACAAGAAAATTACCGACTTCTTGACTAACGATCTTTCGGCCTTCTACTTAGACTTTGCTAAGGATGTCTTGTACATTGAGGCAAAGGATTCTTTTGAGCGGCGTGCAATGCAGACCGTGATGTACGATATTTTGGTCAAGCTGACCAAACTGTTAACACCGATCCTGCCACACACAACTGAGGAAATCTGGGGCTTCCTGAAGGAGCCGGAAAAGATGGTTCAATTAGCAGAGATGCCAGTTGCAGAACACCTGCAGGATACAGCACCCTTGATGGAGAAGTGGGCAACATTCATGGACTTCAGAGATGATGTCTTGAAATCACTTGAAGTTGCCAGAAACGAGAAAATCATTGGTAAATCATTTGAAGCAAAGCTGACCGTTTACCCTAAGCCAGTTGTCCGCGATTTGCTTGAATCTCTAGATGCCAATTTCCAGCAGATTTTGATTGTATCGCAATTTGAGATTGCATCGACTGAACCAGCAGGTGGGCACGAATATGCCAATGAAACTATTCTGGTTGAGCATGCAGCGGGTGAGGTTTGTCAGAGATGTCGGATGACGACAACTGATGTAGGCAGTAATCCTCAGTTACCAACTCTTTGTGCCCGGTGCGCAAGAATTGTCACCGAGAACTTCCCTGAGGAAGTAGAAAAGGGATTTGAGGGCTAA
- a CDS encoding cold-shock protein, giving the protein MRKGTVQEFNEKQGFGFIHDEINDANYFVFFTAIQESGFRDLKQGQDVLFQLAMGKKGLQAINVVPQAVAN; this is encoded by the coding sequence ATGCGTAAAGGAACCGTACAAGAATTTAATGAAAAACAGGGATTTGGCTTCATTCATGACGAAATCAATGATGCCAATTACTTTGTGTTTTTCACCGCAATCCAAGAGAGTGGCTTTAGAGACCTGAAGCAAGGACAGGATGTATTGTTCCAGCTTGCCATGGGTAAAAAAGGGCTCCAGGCGATTAATGTGGTGCCACAAGCAGTGGCAAATTAG
- a CDS encoding NUDIX hydrolase yields the protein MNLQERELSRETKFVGKIISVDVTQVELPNGQKTEREIVTHPGAVCCLAINEQNECLLIKQWRSPLNRLSIEIPAGKLDATDESPLSAMKRELNEEAGYQAGYFEELNNFFSSPGFSDEMLTLFYCDTLTAAKTKLAADDDEFLEQMWVDLATAKQMVADGEIVDLKTLFALSYWETMQLRSATNG from the coding sequence ATGAATTTACAAGAACGAGAGTTAAGTCGCGAAACTAAGTTTGTCGGTAAAATTATTAGTGTAGATGTAACGCAAGTTGAACTACCAAATGGTCAAAAAACAGAACGAGAAATTGTAACGCATCCGGGCGCAGTCTGTTGTTTAGCCATCAACGAACAGAATGAGTGCTTGTTAATTAAGCAGTGGCGTTCGCCGCTGAATCGCTTGAGCATTGAGATTCCTGCTGGTAAACTTGATGCCACCGATGAATCGCCACTCAGTGCCATGAAACGTGAATTAAATGAAGAAGCTGGCTACCAGGCGGGATATTTCGAGGAGTTGAATAACTTCTTCTCCTCGCCAGGATTTAGCGATGAAATGCTAACACTCTTCTACTGTGATACGTTGACCGCGGCTAAGACCAAATTAGCAGCCGATGACGATGAATTTCTGGAACAAATGTGGGTTGATTTGGCAACCGCTAAACAGATGGTCGCAGACGGCGAAATTGTTGACTTGAAGACATTGTTTGCGTTAAGTTATTGGGAAACAATGCAGTTACGGAGTGCAACTAATGGTTAA
- a CDS encoding 5'-methylthioadenosine/adenosylhomocysteine nucleosidase, whose product MKIAIIIPMAEEREYYLEHFQLEAKERIGAVEFEHFTHGSNDIYLGLSGIGKVQAAMALTSLLATTKIDLIFLTGSAGSLQENVRVNDLVVADAFAYHDVNAVNAGPYVIGQIPQEPAIYSLANDYREQFVSFLHDEQIAFQSGLIVTGDTFVSTNALKEAIKANFPTALGVEMEGAAMAQVASHFAVPLIGLRAISDNGDDNADFDFDQFVRRVGKTAAQTISKFLDTDIL is encoded by the coding sequence ATGAAAATAGCAATAATTATACCAATGGCAGAAGAACGTGAATACTATCTGGAGCATTTTCAGCTTGAGGCGAAGGAACGAATTGGCGCAGTGGAGTTTGAACACTTTACTCACGGCAGCAACGATATTTATCTTGGTCTGAGTGGCATTGGTAAAGTACAGGCTGCAATGGCTTTGACCAGTCTGTTGGCTACCACAAAAATTGATTTGATATTCTTGACTGGTTCTGCCGGTAGCTTACAAGAGAACGTGCGTGTTAATGATTTGGTTGTGGCAGATGCTTTTGCTTACCATGATGTCAATGCTGTGAATGCTGGACCGTACGTTATTGGTCAAATCCCACAAGAACCGGCCATCTATAGTTTGGCTAATGACTACCGCGAGCAATTTGTTTCATTTCTTCATGATGAGCAGATTGCATTCCAAAGTGGCCTGATTGTCACAGGTGATACATTTGTTTCGACTAACGCGCTGAAAGAGGCCATTAAGGCTAACTTTCCAACGGCCTTAGGGGTTGAGATGGAGGGCGCGGCAATGGCCCAGGTTGCCTCCCACTTTGCCGTGCCGTTGATTGGGTTACGAGCAATTAGTGACAATGGTGATGATAATGCAGACTTTGACTTCGATCAATTTGTGCGACGTGTCGGTAAGACGGCAGCACAGACCATCAGCAAGTTTTTAGACACAGATATTCTATAA
- a CDS encoding cysteine desulfurase family protein, translating to MKHLYFDNAATTPMDQTVIDLMTKTMTEDFGNASSTHYFGRQAREIVDHARQIIGDSINAKPTEIIFTSGGSESNNAAIFGVAKSSPGKHIITTAIEHPSVINPLHELERAGYEVTYLDVNEHGMIDLDQLRATLRPDTILVSVMAVNNEVGSLMPLKEIGEIVSESSALFHVDDVQGYGNLKLDVKDAHIDLLSTSAHKINGPKFLGFLYVNQEVQLPKLIFGGEQERKKRAGTENVPAIAGFGQAVAEIEAQDPRKMQAKYRSFQDRILADLTENDVDFAVNGGVDDEHSAHVLNLWIKGVSTYVLQTNLDLAGIAVSGGSACTAGSLEPSHVLTAMFGADSPRVSESIRISFGRMNTLAEVQELSMQLVNLCVRLQHKVTNKK from the coding sequence ATGAAACATCTATATTTTGATAATGCGGCGACGACACCGATGGATCAGACCGTGATTGATTTAATGACGAAGACGATGACCGAGGACTTTGGTAATGCCTCTAGTACGCATTACTTTGGACGTCAAGCTAGAGAAATTGTTGATCACGCACGTCAGATTATTGGTGATTCGATTAATGCTAAGCCGACTGAAATAATTTTTACTAGCGGTGGATCTGAAAGTAACAACGCAGCAATATTTGGCGTGGCCAAGAGCAGTCCGGGTAAACACATCATCACAACTGCGATCGAGCACCCATCGGTCATAAATCCCTTACACGAATTGGAACGGGCCGGTTACGAGGTGACGTACCTGGACGTGAATGAGCACGGCATGATTGATCTGGACCAGTTAAGGGCGACACTTAGGCCAGATACCATCTTGGTCTCGGTGATGGCGGTTAATAACGAGGTCGGCTCGCTCATGCCCCTGAAGGAGATTGGGGAGATTGTCTCGGAAAGTTCTGCGCTCTTTCACGTGGATGATGTCCAAGGATATGGTAATCTTAAATTAGATGTTAAAGACGCACACATCGATTTACTATCAACGAGCGCCCATAAAATCAATGGTCCCAAGTTCCTGGGCTTCTTGTACGTTAATCAGGAGGTGCAGCTACCAAAGCTGATCTTCGGCGGCGAGCAAGAGAGAAAGAAACGAGCAGGAACGGAGAACGTACCAGCAATTGCCGGTTTTGGCCAAGCTGTTGCCGAAATTGAGGCACAGGATCCTAGAAAGATGCAGGCAAAATATCGTTCGTTTCAAGATCGGATATTGGCTGATTTGACTGAAAATGACGTTGACTTTGCGGTGAACGGTGGCGTTGATGATGAGCATTCGGCCCACGTACTGAATTTGTGGATCAAGGGCGTCTCAACCTATGTGTTGCAGACCAACCTTGATTTAGCCGGAATTGCTGTCTCTGGTGGCTCTGCATGTACCGCCGGTTCACTTGAGCCATCGCATGTTTTGACCGCAATGTTTGGCGCAGACTCACCCCGTGTGAGCGAGTCGATTCGGATTAGTTTCGGCCGGATGAATACGCTGGCTGAGGTACAGGAATTGAGTATGCAGCTTGTTAATCTTTGTGTACGTCTCCAACATAAAGTTACGAACAAAAAATAA
- the mnmA gene encoding tRNA 2-thiouridine(34) synthase MnmA, translating to MDNSKTRVVVGMSGGVDSSVTALLLKQQGYDVVGVFMKNWDDTDDQGFCTATEDYEDVKRVAEEIGVPYYSINFEKEYWDRVFEYFLDEYRHGRTPNPDVMCNKEIKFKAFLDFAFDLNADYVAMGHYAKVERDDNGMVHMLRAADGNKDQTYFLSQLSQQQLQKVMFPLADLTKPQVREIAEKAGLATAKKKDSTGICFIGERNFRNFLSEFLPAQPGKMVTPAGVEMGEHAGLMYYTIGQRSGLGIGGTGNGNEPWFVVGKDLTTNTLYVDQGFENPMLYATSLDASQLSFTTTAPQEDVFHCTAKFRYRQADTGVTVHYNREDNTAWIEFDEPVRAITPGQAVVLYDGEECLGGGTIDVAYQEQKQLQYV from the coding sequence TTGGATAATAGTAAAACGCGTGTTGTTGTAGGAATGAGTGGTGGGGTTGATTCATCCGTCACCGCTCTACTCCTCAAGCAGCAGGGTTATGATGTTGTCGGCGTCTTCATGAAAAATTGGGACGATACCGACGACCAAGGTTTTTGTACTGCTACAGAAGATTATGAGGATGTAAAGCGTGTTGCTGAAGAAATCGGCGTGCCTTACTACTCAATTAACTTCGAGAAAGAATATTGGGATAGAGTTTTCGAGTACTTCCTCGATGAATACCGTCATGGCAGAACTCCTAACCCTGATGTGATGTGTAATAAAGAGATTAAGTTTAAAGCGTTCCTTGACTTTGCCTTCGATTTGAATGCTGATTACGTTGCGATGGGGCACTATGCCAAGGTTGAGCGTGATGATAATGGCATGGTGCACATGCTACGTGCTGCCGATGGTAACAAGGATCAGACTTATTTCTTGAGCCAATTGAGTCAGCAACAGTTACAAAAGGTGATGTTCCCACTTGCTGATTTAACGAAGCCACAGGTGCGTGAGATTGCCGAGAAGGCCGGTCTAGCAACTGCTAAGAAGAAGGACTCTACTGGTATTTGCTTCATTGGCGAGCGTAACTTCCGCAACTTCCTGAGTGAGTTTCTACCCGCACAGCCTGGCAAGATGGTCACCCCCGCTGGTGTTGAGATGGGTGAGCACGCTGGTTTAATGTACTATACAATTGGTCAGCGGTCAGGCCTTGGAATTGGCGGTACTGGTAACGGTAACGAGCCGTGGTTTGTTGTTGGCAAGGATCTAACGACCAACACACTATACGTTGATCAGGGTTTTGAGAATCCAATGTTGTATGCTACAAGTCTTGATGCATCGCAGTTATCATTCACGACGACCGCGCCACAAGAGGATGTCTTCCATTGCACTGCCAAGTTTAGGTATCGGCAGGCTGATACTGGCGTTACAGTGCATTATAACCGCGAGGACAACACGGCTTGGATCGAGTTCGACGAGCCAGTTCGTGCAATTACACCAGGTCAAGCGGTCGTATTGTATGACGGCGAGGAGTGCCTCGGTGGTGGTACAATCGACGTTGCATACCAGGAGCAGAAACAGTTACAATACGTTTAG
- the pepI gene encoding proline iminopeptidase, whose protein sequence is MQVKEGYMPFREFKTYYRIVGERRPGKAPLLLLHGGPGSSHNYFELLDDYAATGRQLIMYDQVGCGKSSLPEDPAVYVKETWAEELSAIRSYLELDEVHLAGQSWGGMLLMYYLTHVSQKGIKSAMINSSPASIKLWTKEQHRLISYMSYEDQQAIAEAERTGNFSGYKYHAANERYMDKYCWEQPNAQSPEPLRRPTNGARASLIAEGPNEFTENGTISDFELTDELYKIQVPTLVTSGTDDLCTPLIAKSVYDHIPNAKWHLFADSRHLALLDQPQEFRSVLDTWLGQND, encoded by the coding sequence ATGCAAGTTAAAGAAGGTTACATGCCGTTTCGGGAGTTCAAGACGTATTACAGGATAGTTGGCGAAAGAAGACCAGGTAAAGCACCACTACTGCTTTTACACGGTGGACCAGGATCCTCGCACAATTATTTTGAATTACTCGATGATTATGCCGCTACGGGCCGTCAATTGATTATGTATGACCAGGTTGGATGTGGCAAATCCTCTTTGCCAGAAGATCCTGCTGTCTACGTCAAGGAGACATGGGCTGAGGAGCTGAGTGCGATTCGCAGCTACCTCGAGCTTGATGAGGTTCACTTGGCGGGGCAATCATGGGGTGGCATGCTGCTGATGTATTACCTGACCCACGTTTCTCAAAAAGGGATTAAGAGTGCGATGATTAATAGTTCACCAGCCTCAATCAAGCTGTGGACCAAAGAGCAGCATAGGCTGATTTCTTACATGAGTTATGAGGACCAACAAGCAATCGCTGAGGCTGAACGAACGGGCAACTTCTCTGGCTACAAGTATCACGCTGCTAATGAACGTTATATGGATAAATATTGTTGGGAGCAGCCAAACGCGCAGTCCCCAGAACCTCTGAGGAGACCAACGAATGGTGCACGTGCCAGTCTGATTGCCGAGGGGCCAAACGAGTTCACCGAGAACGGCACGATTAGTGACTTTGAATTAACGGATGAGCTCTACAAGATTCAGGTACCAACGCTCGTGACGAGCGGGACCGATGACTTGTGTACACCACTGATTGCAAAATCCGTTTACGATCATATTCCAAACGCAAAGTGGCACCTCTTTGCCGATAGTCGGCATTTGGCTTTACTTGATCAACCACAGGAATTTCGATCAGTACTCGATACCTGGTTAGGACAGAATGATTAA
- a CDS encoding histidine phosphatase family protein: MQLYFVRHGKTKWNLEGRYQGSNGNSPLLPESYEDIARLATYLKSTDTHFRAFYTSPLQRASDTVISLRQALGATAPIITDNRLKEFNLGKLEGMSFTDAERKFPVQIKAFRYHPDRYDPSAFGGEKFTSLIARGKSLVTEIAKRYQAEDDKVLIVSHGAALVAIIQSLAGTDLADLRSRGGLVNTSLSILETKDQGQTFQEISWNQTDFLHKKLGVTDII, from the coding sequence ATGCAATTGTATTTTGTGCGGCACGGTAAAACCAAATGGAATTTAGAGGGGAGATATCAAGGTAGTAACGGTAACTCACCGCTCTTACCGGAATCCTACGAGGATATCGCTCGCCTGGCGACTTATCTGAAGAGTACGGACACGCATTTTAGAGCCTTTTATACCAGTCCCTTACAACGGGCCAGTGATACCGTCATCAGCCTACGTCAGGCTCTGGGTGCGACGGCTCCCATCATCACGGATAACCGGTTGAAGGAGTTCAACCTTGGGAAACTTGAGGGTATGAGTTTCACCGATGCCGAACGCAAATTTCCCGTGCAAATAAAGGCCTTTAGGTATCACCCGGACCGTTATGATCCGAGTGCTTTTGGTGGTGAGAAGTTTACCAGCTTAATCGCACGCGGCAAAAGCCTCGTGACGGAGATTGCGAAGCGGTATCAGGCGGAGGATGATAAAGTATTAATAGTTAGTCACGGTGCGGCCCTTGTTGCAATCATTCAAAGCCTAGCCGGCACTGATTTGGCTGACCTGCGCAGTCGGGGCGGCTTAGTTAATACCAGTCTGAGTATTTTAGAGACGAAGGATCAGGGGCAGACTTTTCAAGAAATTAGCTGGAATCAGACTGATTTTCTGCATAAGAAATTAGGAGTAACGGACATTATTTGA
- a CDS encoding tetratricopeptide repeat protein: protein MVNKQAKHEQNQERIRQLVKDIEQQPNDTTSYLELSALLLEQKAFTEAIELLQKAHALVAKPELLDFNLAVAYYYDGQYDAALNLLAQLPVEDTVLYQQALIFFKQGNIKKALAFVLTIKKMTDESQELLGDIWLALGATKQAKEALMQIPVAARSAKVWFMLGVTSSTNSKDSAEGYFAKSRELDSEYFTTAMKQYEGVLALVREKNDD from the coding sequence ATGGTTAATAAACAAGCGAAGCACGAACAAAATCAAGAGAGAATTCGGCAGCTAGTGAAGGATATCGAGCAGCAGCCAAACGATACCACAAGCTACCTTGAGTTATCCGCTCTTTTACTTGAGCAGAAAGCTTTTACTGAAGCAATTGAATTGTTACAAAAGGCCCATGCCTTGGTGGCAAAACCGGAGTTATTGGACTTTAATTTGGCCGTGGCCTATTACTATGATGGCCAATATGACGCGGCACTAAATCTACTGGCACAACTACCGGTAGAAGATACGGTCCTGTATCAGCAGGCTTTGATTTTCTTCAAGCAAGGAAACATTAAGAAGGCACTGGCGTTTGTGTTAACAATTAAGAAGATGACAGATGAGAGTCAGGAGCTCCTGGGGGATATTTGGCTGGCACTGGGTGCTACGAAGCAAGCTAAGGAAGCATTAATGCAGATTCCGGTAGCAGCTAGATCCGCCAAGGTCTGGTTCATGTTAGGAGTGACTAGTTCGACCAACTCCAAGGATTCGGCCGAGGGTTACTTCGCCAAATCCAGAGAGCTCGATTCTGAGTATTTTACAACCGCAATGAAACAATATGAGGGTGTTCTCGCTTTGGTTAGGGAAAAGAATGATGATTAA